A single region of the Microcella sp. genome encodes:
- a CDS encoding alpha-hydroxy acid oxidase, translated as MVKRRFPRPRELAPLMRFKSPTFNAKKRRLDAALTIHDLRAIAQRRTPKAPFDYTEGAAEGELSLARARQAFSDIEFHPAILRDVSQVDTGWHVLGSRVELPFGIAPTGFTRMMQTEGEIAGASAAAAAGIPFSLSTMGTTSIEDVRAAAPEGRNWFQLYMWKDRERSMQLVDRAAAAGFDTLLVTVDVPVAGARLRDKRNGFSIPPALTAGTIINALPRPWWWWDFLTTEPLAFASLSSWKGTVAELLDHMFDPTVTYDDLAWIKQQWPGKLVVKGVQTVDDAKRLADLGVDGITLSNHGGRQLDRAPIPFHLLPAVVREVGNDTEVHLDTGIMSGADIVASIALGARFTLIGRAYLYGLMAGGREGVDRAIEILREEIVRTMKLLGVRSLDELEPGHVTQLQRLVPRG; from the coding sequence ATGGTGAAACGCCGTTTTCCGCGACCGCGTGAGCTCGCACCGCTCATGCGCTTCAAGTCGCCCACATTCAATGCCAAGAAGCGCCGCCTCGACGCCGCGCTCACCATTCACGACCTGCGGGCGATCGCGCAGCGGCGCACGCCCAAGGCCCCCTTCGACTACACCGAGGGCGCGGCCGAGGGCGAGCTGAGCCTCGCCCGAGCACGCCAGGCCTTCAGCGACATCGAGTTTCACCCCGCGATTCTGCGCGACGTGAGCCAGGTCGACACCGGCTGGCATGTTCTCGGGTCACGAGTCGAGCTGCCCTTCGGCATCGCGCCCACCGGGTTCACGCGCATGATGCAGACCGAGGGCGAGATCGCGGGGGCGTCTGCGGCGGCGGCGGCGGGCATCCCGTTCTCGCTGTCGACGATGGGAACGACGAGCATCGAGGATGTTCGCGCAGCGGCACCCGAGGGCCGCAACTGGTTTCAGCTCTACATGTGGAAAGACCGCGAACGGTCGATGCAGCTCGTCGACCGGGCAGCTGCCGCAGGCTTCGACACGCTGCTCGTGACCGTCGATGTTCCCGTGGCGGGGGCGCGGTTGCGAGACAAGCGCAACGGCTTCTCGATTCCGCCTGCGCTGACGGCGGGAACCATCATCAACGCTCTGCCCCGCCCGTGGTGGTGGTGGGACTTCTTGACGACCGAGCCTCTCGCGTTCGCGAGCCTGTCGAGCTGGAAGGGCACGGTCGCCGAACTGCTCGACCACATGTTCGACCCCACCGTCACCTATGACGACCTGGCGTGGATCAAGCAGCAGTGGCCAGGCAAGCTCGTCGTCAAGGGAGTGCAGACGGTCGATGATGCGAAGCGCCTCGCCGACCTCGGCGTCGACGGCATCACGCTCTCGAACCACGGCGGTCGGCAACTCGACCGTGCACCCATCCCCTTTCACCTGCTGCCCGCCGTGGTGCGCGAGGTCGGCAACGACACCGAGGTGCACCTCGACACGGGCATCATGTCGGGCGCCGACATCGTGGCGAGCATCGCGCTCGGCGCGCGCTTCACCCTCATCGGCCGCGCCTACCTCTACGGCCTCATGGCCGGCGGGCGGGAGGGTGTCGATCGGGCGATCGAGATTCTGCGCGAAGAGATCGTGCGCACCATGAAGCTTCTCGGAGTACGCTCGCTCGACGAGCTAGAACCGGGGCACGTGACCCAGTTGCAGCGGCTGGTACCGCGCGGCTGA
- a CDS encoding GntR family transcriptional regulator: MSSEALAVTRVPDAVYEALRESILTQREAPGTAVTEQAIADRFGVARPTAKVALERLVADGLLRRTAHKTARVPELTRDDIADLYASRAVVEEAALRNLAADGVLPVAAIAAQRMLADAAASTAPDAAPLARADIAFHRALVEAQHSPRLARLHALLMGEIELCTGQVQAHRLLALDDVVAQHQAILDAVAAGDRELAGTLTRAHIEGARDRLLARYDLTHAKD, translated from the coding sequence ATGAGCAGTGAAGCCCTCGCCGTCACCCGCGTGCCCGATGCGGTCTACGAGGCACTGCGCGAGAGCATCCTGACCCAGCGCGAAGCACCCGGAACCGCCGTCACCGAGCAGGCGATCGCCGACCGCTTCGGCGTCGCACGGCCGACCGCCAAGGTCGCCCTCGAGCGGCTCGTCGCCGACGGGCTGCTGCGGCGCACGGCGCACAAGACCGCGCGAGTGCCCGAGCTGACGCGCGACGACATCGCCGATCTCTACGCCAGTCGCGCCGTCGTCGAAGAGGCAGCCCTGCGCAATCTCGCGGCCGACGGCGTGCTGCCGGTCGCCGCAATCGCCGCACAACGGATGCTCGCCGATGCGGCCGCGTCGACCGCTCCCGATGCCGCGCCGCTCGCGCGAGCCGACATCGCGTTTCACCGCGCACTCGTCGAAGCGCAGCACTCGCCGCGCCTGGCCCGCCTGCACGCGCTGCTCATGGGCGAGATCGAGCTGTGCACCGGTCAGGTGCAGGCGCACCGCCTGCTCGCGCTCGACGACGTCGTCGCCCAGCACCAGGCCATTCTCGACGCTGTCGCCGCCGGCGACCGCGAGCTCGCCGGCACCCTCACGCGCGCGCACATCGAGGGCGCGCGCGACCGCCTGCTCGCCCGCTACGACCTCACCCACGCGAAGGACTGA
- a CDS encoding Gfo/Idh/MocA family oxidoreductase, translating to MGEPLRVGVVGIGTISGQYLRSIDSLADLHLVAVSDLDAARAIAVADARPGVLALSTPQLLQRDDIDVALNLTIPAEHTTIALAAIEAGRGVYGEKPLATNTADGRRIVEAAAAAGVRLGCAPDTVLGTGVQTARRAIDDGVIGTPIAATATMVTPGHERWHSAPDFYYQPGGGPLLDMGPYYLTALITLLGPVVAVSGMGSRMRGSRVIGTGERAGTEISVAVDSHVTALLQHASGALSTVVMSFDAVGTRSASIEIHGESGTLTVPDPNRFDGAAELLSLGDNQWRTLEVNAGYIDAGRGVGLVDLAATPPGAEPRAGGELALHVLDVMQSILSASRMKSTLEISTTAARPPAVALSELARR from the coding sequence GTGGGCGAGCCGCTGAGAGTCGGCGTCGTCGGTATCGGCACCATCTCTGGCCAATACCTGCGATCGATCGACTCGCTCGCAGACCTGCACTTGGTCGCCGTGAGCGACCTCGATGCCGCGCGGGCGATCGCAGTCGCCGACGCTCGGCCCGGCGTGCTCGCCCTGAGCACGCCGCAGTTGCTGCAGCGCGACGACATCGATGTGGCGCTCAACCTGACCATCCCTGCCGAGCACACGACGATCGCCCTCGCAGCGATCGAGGCGGGTCGTGGTGTCTACGGCGAGAAGCCGCTCGCGACGAACACCGCCGACGGTCGCCGCATCGTCGAGGCGGCCGCGGCCGCGGGAGTTCGCCTGGGCTGTGCTCCCGACACCGTGCTGGGCACGGGCGTGCAGACGGCACGCCGTGCGATCGACGACGGCGTGATCGGCACACCCATCGCCGCGACCGCGACCATGGTGACCCCCGGCCACGAGCGGTGGCATTCGGCACCCGACTTCTACTATCAGCCCGGTGGTGGCCCGCTGCTCGACATGGGGCCGTACTACCTCACGGCGCTCATCACCCTCCTGGGCCCGGTCGTGGCCGTGTCGGGAATGGGCAGCCGGATGCGCGGCAGTCGCGTGATCGGCACCGGCGAGCGGGCGGGCACCGAGATCTCTGTGGCCGTCGACTCGCATGTGACCGCTCTGCTGCAGCACGCAAGCGGCGCGCTCAGCACCGTCGTGATGAGCTTCGACGCCGTCGGTACACGGTCGGCGAGCATCGAGATTCACGGTGAATCGGGCACGCTCACGGTGCCCGACCCGAACCGGTTCGACGGCGCCGCCGAGCTGTTGTCGCTCGGCGACAATCAGTGGCGCACGCTCGAGGTCAACGCCGGCTACATCGACGCGGGCCGGGGCGTCGGCCTGGTCGATCTCGCTGCCACCCCACCCGGTGCCGAACCGAGAGCCGGCGGCGAGCTCGCCCTGCACGTGCTCGACGTCATGCAGTCGATTCTCTCGGCCTCGCGGATGAAGTCCACGCTCGAGATCAGCACGACGGCTGCCCGCCCACCGGCTGTTGCCTTGAGCGAGCTGGCTCGACGCTGA
- a CDS encoding ThuA domain-containing protein, with amino-acid sequence MKTALVVRGGWDGHQPREATERFIPHLERNGFTVRVEEATEVYADADYMATVDLIMQANTMSTIDAAHLAGLTAAVRNGTGLGGWHGGIADSYRDSADYLHMIGGQFAHHAGIEPEKRIGEQSDNYLTHTIEIVPERRDHPIVAGLDDFELTTEQYWVLSDAYNDVLATTTIAARPFDAWQRPVVSPSVWTRQWGAGRVFVCTAGHRVEVLDHPSVRTIIERGLLWASR; translated from the coding sequence ATGAAGACTGCGCTCGTCGTTCGCGGAGGCTGGGATGGCCACCAACCCCGAGAAGCGACTGAGCGGTTCATCCCTCATCTCGAGCGCAACGGCTTCACGGTGCGCGTCGAGGAGGCGACCGAGGTCTACGCCGACGCCGACTACATGGCGACCGTCGACCTCATCATGCAGGCGAACACCATGAGCACGATCGATGCCGCTCACCTCGCTGGCCTCACCGCCGCGGTGCGCAACGGAACAGGCCTGGGCGGCTGGCACGGCGGCATCGCTGATTCGTATCGCGACAGCGCCGACTATCTGCACATGATCGGAGGGCAGTTCGCCCACCACGCGGGCATCGAGCCCGAGAAGCGCATCGGCGAGCAGTCAGACAATTACCTGACGCACACCATCGAGATCGTGCCCGAGCGCCGCGACCACCCGATCGTTGCCGGGCTCGACGACTTCGAGCTGACGACAGAGCAGTACTGGGTGCTGAGCGATGCCTACAACGACGTGCTCGCGACGACGACGATCGCGGCACGACCGTTCGACGCCTGGCAGCGGCCCGTGGTCAGCCCGTCGGTGTGGACGCGTCAGTGGGGAGCAGGCCGCGTCTTCGTCTGCACGGCCGGGCATCGCGTAGAGGTGCTCGACCACCCGTCGGTGCGCACCATCATCGAGCGGGGCTTGCTGTGGGCGAGCCGCTGA
- a CDS encoding glycoside hydrolase family 78 protein: MTARILALTVEHHREPLGIGEARPRLSWKSSAGPGWVQKGYEVEVSRGTTTTFSVDSPDQVLVDWPDAPLSSRERAVVRVRVRGADDEWSPWSDETHLEAGLLAARDWRAAPVGPAWPEDPESDDRRAALVRTTFTVDADLVSARLYASAHGLYEAEINGARVGDDALSPGWTVYPQHLRYYTYDVTAHITQGQNAIGAWLGDGWYRGRLGWRGGFRNLFGSDLSFIAQLELVYADGRRQTIATDGSWCAAPAPIVRSGIYDGEDYDARDEFDGWSTPRFDASAWSAVAIAERDPATLRAPSGPPVRCTQEVRPVAVLRTPSGAAVLDFGQNLVGRPRIRVRGERGVTVTMRTAEVMQEGEIYTRPLRDARSTDSYTLAGRAAPEEWEPRFTFHGFRYLQIDGWPGDLDAAVDLGDIVARVYHSDLQRTGWFESSNDMLNQLHENVVWSMRGNFVDIPTDCPQRDERVGWTGDLQVFAPTASFLFDTSGMLAGWLQDVAREQLDDGTIPWYVPVIPAHHMWTPIRPGAAWGDVATFTPLTLFERFGDLGVVERQFESARRWVDLIDSLAGDDHLWNEGFQLGDWLDPAAPPQDPADARTDRHLVASAYFCASARKVSQMAALLGRDDDAARYGTLAEAARDAFVGEYVNDDATMTSDAQTAYALALAFDLLPASLRRPAARRLAELVRESGNRIATGFVGTPLVCDALSAEGELEAAYDLLLETECPSWLYPVTQGATTIWERWNSLLPNGEVNPGTMTSFNHYALGAVADWMHRVVAGLAPAAPGYRRIRFAPRPGGGLTWARAEHETPYGRAAIAWKREGDELVITMRVPVGTEAVLDLGDDDVYPLSSGEHEVRAEWATVAS; the protein is encoded by the coding sequence GTGACTGCCCGCATTCTCGCGCTCACCGTCGAGCACCACCGTGAACCCCTCGGCATCGGCGAGGCGCGACCGCGACTGTCGTGGAAGTCGAGCGCCGGGCCCGGCTGGGTGCAGAAGGGCTATGAGGTCGAAGTGTCGCGCGGCACGACGACGACCTTCAGCGTCGACTCGCCCGACCAGGTGCTCGTCGACTGGCCAGACGCTCCGCTCTCGTCACGCGAGCGCGCCGTCGTGCGGGTGCGCGTGCGCGGCGCCGACGACGAATGGTCGCCGTGGAGCGACGAGACCCATCTCGAGGCGGGGCTGCTCGCCGCGCGCGACTGGCGCGCTGCTCCCGTCGGGCCAGCGTGGCCAGAAGACCCCGAGTCAGACGACCGACGCGCCGCCCTCGTGCGCACCACGTTCACCGTCGACGCCGACCTGGTCTCGGCACGGCTCTACGCGAGCGCCCATGGGCTCTACGAGGCAGAGATCAACGGTGCGCGCGTCGGCGACGACGCACTCTCACCCGGCTGGACGGTCTACCCGCAGCACTTGCGGTACTACACCTACGACGTCACCGCGCACATCACCCAGGGGCAGAACGCGATCGGCGCCTGGCTCGGCGACGGCTGGTATCGGGGGCGACTCGGGTGGCGAGGCGGCTTTCGCAACCTCTTCGGCAGCGACTTGTCGTTCATCGCGCAGCTCGAACTGGTCTACGCCGATGGCCGCCGTCAGACGATCGCGACCGACGGCTCATGGTGCGCGGCACCCGCTCCGATCGTGCGCTCGGGCATCTACGACGGTGAAGACTACGACGCACGCGACGAGTTCGACGGCTGGTCGACTCCGCGCTTCGACGCGAGCGCGTGGAGCGCGGTCGCCATCGCAGAACGCGACCCGGCAACGCTGCGAGCGCCCTCGGGGCCGCCCGTCAGATGCACGCAAGAGGTGCGGCCCGTCGCGGTGCTGCGCACGCCGTCAGGCGCTGCGGTGCTCGACTTCGGTCAGAACCTCGTCGGCCGGCCGCGCATCAGGGTTCGCGGCGAGCGCGGGGTGACCGTGACGATGCGCACCGCCGAAGTCATGCAAGAGGGCGAGATCTACACGAGGCCGCTGCGGGATGCCCGCTCGACCGACTCGTACACGCTGGCCGGCCGTGCCGCACCCGAAGAGTGGGAGCCGCGCTTCACGTTTCACGGCTTCCGGTATCTGCAGATCGACGGGTGGCCCGGCGACCTCGATGCCGCCGTCGACCTCGGCGACATCGTCGCGCGGGTCTATCACTCTGACCTGCAGCGCACCGGGTGGTTCGAGTCGTCGAACGACATGCTCAACCAGCTGCACGAGAACGTCGTCTGGAGCATGCGCGGCAACTTCGTCGACATTCCCACCGACTGCCCGCAGCGCGATGAGCGCGTCGGCTGGACGGGCGACCTGCAGGTCTTCGCCCCGACCGCGAGCTTCTTGTTCGATACGTCGGGCATGCTCGCGGGGTGGTTGCAAGATGTCGCGCGCGAGCAGCTCGATGACGGCACGATCCCCTGGTACGTGCCCGTCATCCCCGCTCATCACATGTGGACTCCCATCAGACCTGGCGCGGCCTGGGGAGACGTGGCCACCTTCACCCCTCTCACTCTCTTCGAACGCTTCGGCGACCTCGGTGTCGTCGAGCGTCAGTTCGAGAGCGCTCGACGCTGGGTCGACCTCATCGACTCGCTCGCGGGCGACGATCACCTCTGGAACGAGGGCTTTCAACTCGGCGACTGGCTCGACCCCGCCGCACCCCCGCAAGACCCGGCCGATGCGCGCACCGACCGGCACCTCGTGGCGAGCGCCTACTTCTGCGCTTCGGCACGCAAGGTGTCGCAGATGGCAGCGCTGCTCGGCCGAGACGACGACGCTGCGCGCTACGGCACGCTCGCTGAGGCAGCGCGCGACGCCTTCGTCGGCGAATACGTGAACGACGACGCCACGATGACGAGCGATGCCCAGACGGCCTACGCGCTCGCACTCGCCTTCGATCTGCTGCCCGCGTCGCTGCGCCGGCCTGCGGCACGTCGGCTGGCAGAGCTCGTGCGCGAATCGGGCAACCGCATCGCGACCGGATTCGTGGGCACGCCGCTCGTCTGCGACGCACTGAGCGCAGAGGGTGAGCTCGAGGCGGCCTACGACCTGCTGCTCGAGACCGAGTGCCCGTCGTGGCTCTACCCGGTGACGCAGGGCGCGACCACGATCTGGGAGCGCTGGAACAGCCTGCTGCCCAACGGCGAGGTGAACCCCGGCACGATGACCTCGTTCAACCACTATGCGCTCGGCGCCGTCGCCGACTGGATGCACCGTGTGGTCGCCGGCCTCGCCCCCGCGGCTCCCGGCTATCGGCGCATCAGGTTCGCCCCGCGACCCGGGGGCGGTCTCACGTGGGCGAGGGCCGAACACGAGACCCCCTACGGCCGCGCGGCGATCGCCTGGAAGCGAGAGGGCGACGAGCTCGTCATCACGATGCGTGTTCCGGTGGGCACCGAGGCGGTGCTCGACCTGGGCGATGACGATGTCTACCCACTCAGCTCGGGCGAGCACGAGGTGCGTGCCGAGTGGGCTACCGTCGCATCATGA
- a CDS encoding NAD(P)-dependent oxidoreductase, producing MHVAVTGSSGTLGRYVVEQLRSDGHDVIGFDLAGPQGVGFTRVDLADYGQVLDALHGITARHSGLDALVHLAAIPVNGLVPDVTTFHSNMTVSFNVFHAAMRVGIPTIVYASSITAMGFPFMDAPAALPVDESASEANNTYGLVKVLEETMAAQLVRWKPSLSVTALRFTNVVAPGQYSTFARAADVSYRRDLIGTYIDARDGALAVSLALAAAEPGFEVYNIAAPDSGLEIVSDDLAATWFPDTPITRPLGRFESLIDTTKAQSRLGFHAQHLWRDEFARES from the coding sequence ATGCACGTCGCCGTGACAGGTAGCTCAGGAACCCTGGGGCGCTACGTCGTCGAGCAACTCAGGTCAGACGGCCACGATGTCATCGGTTTCGACCTCGCGGGCCCTCAGGGAGTCGGCTTCACACGCGTCGACCTCGCCGACTACGGGCAGGTGCTCGACGCCCTGCACGGCATCACCGCGCGCCACTCGGGGCTCGACGCCCTCGTGCACCTCGCCGCGATTCCAGTCAATGGTCTCGTGCCCGATGTCACGACGTTCCACTCGAACATGACGGTGAGCTTCAACGTCTTCCACGCGGCGATGCGAGTCGGCATTCCGACGATCGTCTACGCCTCGAGCATCACCGCCATGGGGTTTCCGTTCATGGATGCTCCCGCAGCGCTGCCCGTCGACGAGAGTGCGAGCGAGGCCAACAACACCTACGGCCTCGTGAAAGTGCTCGAAGAGACCATGGCCGCCCAGCTCGTGCGCTGGAAGCCTTCACTGTCGGTGACCGCACTGCGCTTCACGAACGTTGTCGCACCCGGGCAGTACTCCACCTTCGCGCGCGCCGCCGACGTGAGCTACCGTCGCGACCTCATCGGCACCTACATCGACGCGCGCGACGGAGCCCTCGCGGTATCACTCGCCCTCGCTGCCGCCGAGCCGGGGTTCGAGGTCTACAACATCGCTGCGCCCGACTCGGGGCTCGAGATCGTGAGCGACGACCTCGCCGCCACCTGGTTTCCTGACACGCCGATCACGCGACCGCTCGGGCGGTTCGAGTCGCTCATCGACACGACCAAGGCGCAGTCGCGGCTCGGCTTTCACGCGCAGCACCTCTGGCGAGACGAGTTCGCGCGCGAGTCGTGA
- a CDS encoding SMP-30/gluconolactonase/LRE family protein codes for MVSAIAVSDTLERLATGCEWAEGPVWLPAPGRVRFSDVPGNRVLEWHAATGETTVYSHDSGFANGRTLDREGRVVQCSHGRRQVERDDAGTITSLCAEWQGRRFNSPNDVVVTSDGAVWFTDPPYGIHESGREGHPAEPEYGGCFVFRFDPSSGEVAAVITDMVHPNGLAFSPDETTLYVADTGYLQIEGAPRAIRAYRVRDGEVAEGREVVAVTPGATDGLRVDVDGRIWSSSADSVQVFSHDGALLERIAVPETVSNVCFGGPDGTDLFITATTSLYRLRTTTRDAAAVRSR; via the coding sequence ATGGTTTCTGCGATCGCCGTCAGCGACACTCTCGAACGACTCGCGACGGGGTGCGAGTGGGCAGAGGGGCCCGTCTGGCTTCCGGCCCCTGGTCGCGTTCGCTTCAGCGACGTGCCGGGCAACCGCGTGCTTGAGTGGCACGCGGCGACGGGAGAGACGACGGTCTACAGCCACGACTCGGGCTTCGCGAATGGCCGAACGCTCGATCGCGAAGGTCGAGTGGTGCAGTGCTCGCACGGCCGTCGGCAGGTCGAGCGCGATGACGCCGGAACGATCACGTCGCTCTGCGCTGAGTGGCAGGGTCGGCGCTTCAACTCGCCGAACGATGTCGTGGTGACGTCAGACGGCGCCGTCTGGTTCACCGACCCTCCCTACGGCATCCATGAGAGCGGGCGAGAGGGCCACCCGGCCGAGCCCGAGTACGGCGGCTGCTTCGTCTTCAGGTTCGACCCCTCCAGCGGCGAGGTCGCCGCCGTGATCACCGACATGGTGCATCCGAACGGCCTGGCGTTCTCGCCCGACGAGACGACGCTCTATGTCGCCGACACCGGCTACCTGCAGATCGAGGGTGCACCGAGGGCGATCAGGGCCTACCGGGTGCGTGACGGCGAGGTCGCCGAGGGCCGCGAGGTCGTCGCGGTGACTCCCGGTGCCACCGATGGGCTTCGTGTTGATGTCGACGGCCGCATCTGGTCGTCGAGCGCCGACTCGGTGCAGGTCTTCTCTCACGACGGCGCGCTGCTCGAGCGCATCGCCGTGCCTGAGACGGTATCGAACGTGTGCTTCGGCGGGCCAGACGGCACCGACCTGTTCATCACCGCAACGACGAGCCTCTACCGGCTGCGGACGACGACTCGGGATGCTGCTGCCGTGCGTTCGCGGTGA
- a CDS encoding sugar-binding transcriptional regulator, translating into MTTRRYAPPVDAQLRLLTKVARMYHERGILQAEIASHLNISQAKVSRLLKRAAAVGIVRTTVTIAPGLHTALEEELEQRFGIAEAVVVDVDPEADDREIFSAIGAAAATYLETTMSGDEKVGIASWSQTLLATVDRMRPLPSRGATDVVQLLGGIGVPEVQSQAHRLVDQFARILGANPVYVQAPGIVQDKQMQRRLMRDPALADVGRRWKELTTAVVGIGSIQPSDLLAVSGNAFSADETESLVAAGAVGDICHRVFRLDGSLITGDIDDRTVSIPVDDFRAIPRRIGVAGGSRKLAPILGALNGRWVTTLVTDVVTAEALLADERADDASASEEVA; encoded by the coding sequence GTGACGACTCGACGCTACGCACCGCCGGTCGATGCGCAGCTGAGGCTGCTCACGAAGGTGGCGCGAATGTACCACGAGCGCGGCATTCTGCAAGCGGAGATCGCCTCGCACTTGAACATCTCTCAAGCCAAGGTGTCTCGACTGCTCAAGCGCGCCGCGGCCGTCGGCATCGTCAGGACGACCGTCACGATCGCACCGGGCCTGCACACCGCGCTCGAAGAAGAGCTCGAGCAGCGGTTCGGCATCGCCGAGGCCGTGGTCGTCGACGTCGACCCCGAGGCAGACGACCGCGAGATCTTCTCGGCGATCGGAGCGGCCGCCGCCACCTATCTCGAGACCACCATGAGCGGTGATGAGAAGGTGGGCATCGCGTCATGGAGCCAGACCCTGCTCGCGACGGTCGACCGCATGCGGCCCCTGCCGAGTCGCGGCGCAACCGATGTCGTGCAGCTGCTCGGTGGCATCGGCGTGCCCGAAGTGCAGAGCCAGGCACATCGACTCGTCGATCAGTTCGCTCGCATTCTCGGCGCGAACCCGGTCTACGTGCAGGCCCCGGGCATCGTGCAAGACAAGCAGATGCAGCGCCGACTGATGCGCGACCCGGCCCTGGCCGACGTCGGCCGGCGGTGGAAAGAGCTCACCACAGCCGTGGTCGGCATCGGCAGCATTCAACCCTCTGACCTGCTCGCGGTCAGCGGCAACGCCTTCTCTGCCGATGAGACAGAGAGCCTCGTGGCTGCTGGCGCGGTGGGCGACATCTGCCACCGCGTCTTCAGACTCGACGGATCTCTCATCACCGGCGACATCGATGACCGCACGGTGTCGATTCCGGTCGACGACTTCCGGGCCATCCCGCGGCGCATCGGGGTCGCCGGTGGATCACGAAAGCTCGCCCCCATCTTGGGCGCTCTGAACGGCCGCTGGGTGACGACGCTCGTGACCGACGTGGTCACCGCCGAGGCGCTGCTCGCCGACGAGCGTGCCGACGACGCGTCAGCGAGCGAGGAAGTCGCCTAG
- a CDS encoding aspartate/glutamate racemase family protein, whose protein sequence is MTMSQPASTRVAFVHTGAVVIEPVARLRAEHLPDVVAVNYLDDRIVADLGADESRESVGARLENLVSAAKSSGAEAVMLTCSSISGYAASLESAVGIPVLRIDEAMADTAVSEGGRITVIATLATTSAPTTALLHERAALLGTSPTITGVVVDGAFEAIVSGDRATHDRLVGDAIVAASADSDVIVLAQASMAGAADTVSVEVPVLTSLELGIRRLGDFLAR, encoded by the coding sequence ATGACCATGTCGCAGCCAGCATCGACCAGAGTGGCCTTCGTGCACACGGGCGCCGTCGTGATCGAACCGGTCGCACGATTGCGCGCCGAGCACCTGCCCGATGTCGTCGCGGTGAACTACCTCGACGACCGCATCGTCGCCGACCTGGGCGCCGACGAGTCGCGCGAGTCGGTCGGCGCCCGGCTCGAGAACCTGGTCTCGGCCGCGAAGAGCTCGGGGGCCGAGGCGGTGATGCTCACGTGCTCGTCGATCTCTGGCTACGCGGCCTCACTCGAAAGCGCCGTCGGCATTCCGGTGCTGCGCATCGACGAGGCGATGGCAGATACTGCCGTCTCAGAGGGAGGCCGCATCACGGTGATCGCCACGCTCGCGACCACCAGTGCGCCGACGACCGCGCTGCTGCATGAGCGCGCAGCGCTGCTGGGCACGAGCCCCACCATCACAGGTGTCGTCGTCGACGGCGCCTTCGAGGCCATCGTGAGCGGCGACCGCGCCACTCACGACCGACTCGTCGGCGACGCGATTGTCGCCGCGAGTGCTGACAGTGACGTCATCGTACTCGCTCAGGCCTCGATGGCTGGTGCCGCCGACACGGTGAGCGTCGAGGTGCCTGTGCTCACGAGCCTCGAGCTCGGCATTCGCCGCCTAGGCGACTTCCTCGCTCGCTGA
- a CDS encoding carbohydrate ABC transporter permease, whose protein sequence is MTTAITDASRPSGQPRGTRVGARRRRAIRLARRIPVWIIVTVVLVIVLYPQVWLILGSLKTPTEFFTNPTWALPENFFNFNNYVDAFTRGNVAINYRNSILVTIPSVALIIFFGVAAGYALEVMIWKGRRATLLFVLAGIMVPGQMILVPLFIAYFRLGITDSLLPMIITYTVMGLPLTTFLMAAYFRSVPREIFEAATVDGASPLRSFFVIGLPLMRNSMLTIGLIQFFSVFNDLLIALTFTTNRNLATIQVGLLSLRDEYGTQQYGPLFAAISINVIVLLIIFAFLNKKIMAGLAAGSLKG, encoded by the coding sequence ATGACTACCGCCATCACCGACGCCTCGCGCCCCTCTGGCCAGCCTCGCGGCACGCGAGTCGGCGCTCGACGCCGTCGCGCCATTCGCCTCGCACGCCGCATTCCCGTCTGGATCATCGTCACGGTCGTGCTCGTGATCGTGCTGTACCCGCAGGTGTGGCTCATTCTCGGGTCGCTCAAGACGCCGACCGAGTTCTTCACGAACCCCACGTGGGCGCTGCCCGAGAACTTCTTCAACTTCAACAACTACGTCGATGCGTTCACTCGCGGCAACGTGGCGATCAACTACCGCAACAGCATCCTGGTGACGATCCCCTCGGTGGCGCTCATCATCTTCTTCGGCGTCGCTGCCGGGTACGCGCTCGAGGTCATGATCTGGAAGGGTCGTCGGGCCACTCTGCTCTTCGTGCTCGCCGGCATCATGGTGCCGGGGCAGATGATTCTGGTTCCGCTCTTCATCGCCTACTTCCGTCTCGGCATCACAGACTCGCTGCTGCCGATGATCATCACCTACACCGTGATGGGCCTGCCCTTGACGACGTTCCTCATGGCGGCCTATTTCAGGTCGGTGCCTCGAGAGATCTTCGAGGCGGCGACGGTCGACGGTGCGAGCCCGTTGCGGTCGTTCTTCGTGATCGGGCTGCCGCTCATGCGCAATTCGATGCTCACGATCGGGCTCATCCAGTTCTTCAGCGTGTTCAACGACCTGCTGATCGCCCTGACGTTCACGACCAACCGCAACCTCGCCACCATCCAGGTGGGGCTCTTGAGCCTGCGCGACGAGTACGGCACGCAGCAGTACGGCCCGCTCTTCGCCGCGATCAGCATCAACGTGATCGTGCTGCTCATCATCTTCGCGTTCTTGAACAAGAAGATCATGGCGGGCCTGGCCGCCGGCTCACTGAAGGGATGA